Proteins encoded in a region of the Rutidosis leptorrhynchoides isolate AG116_Rl617_1_P2 chromosome 9, CSIRO_AGI_Rlap_v1, whole genome shotgun sequence genome:
- the LOC139866199 gene encoding dihydropyrimidine dehydrogenase (NADP(+)), chloroplastic, with translation MASSMVLNHLTGLNTAGVSFPATHRRWNGGARFSNLKIYASDTKQEPDLSVNVNGLHMPNPFVIGSGPPGTNYKVMKKAFDEGWGAVIAKTVSLDAAKVINVTPRYARLRAGANGSAKGQIIGWENIELISDRPLETMLKEFKQLKEEYPDRILIASIMEEYNKAGWEELIDRVEQTGVDAIEVNFSCPHGMPERKMGAAVGQDCDLLEEVCGWINAKATVPVWAKMTPNITDITQPARVSLRSGCEGVAAINTIMSVMGINLKTLHPEPCVEGYSTPGGYSSKAVHPIALGKVMSIAQMMKKEFQDGDYSLSGIGGVETGGDAAEFILLGANTVQVCTGVMMYGYDLVSKLCSELKDFMRTHNFSTIEEFRGASLQYFTTHTELVRIQQEAIRERRAIKKGLQSDKDWTGDGFVKESESMVSN, from the exons ATGGCTTCTTCAATGGTTTTAAATCATCTTACCGGATTAAACACCGCCGGTGTATCTTTCCCGGCCACTCACCGTCGTTGGAACGGTGGAGCAAGATTCAGTAATTTGAAGATCTATGCTTCAGATACTAAACAAGAGCCTGATTTGAGTGTCAATGTTAATGGGTTGCATATGCCTAACCCATTTGTAATCGGGTCGGGTCCACCCGGGACTAATTATAAAGTTATGAAGAAAGCTTTTGATGAAGGATGGGGTGCAGTCATAGCTAAAAca GTGTCACTAGATGCTGCAAAAGTTATTAATGTAACCCCGCGATATGCGCGATTGCGGGCAGGAGCGAATGGGTCAGCCAAAGGACAGATTATTGGGTGGGAGAATATCGAGCTTATAAGCGATCGACCACTAGAAACAATGTTAAAGGAATTTAAACAATTAAAAGAAGAGTATCCCGATAGGATTCTTATTGCCTCGATTATGGAGGAATACAACAAAGCCGGATGGGAAGAACTAATTGACCGCGTCGAGCAAACTGGAGTA GATGCTATTGAAGTCAATTTCTCTTGTCCGCATGGCATGCCGGAAAGAAAAATGGGGGCTGCAGTTGGCCAAGATTGTGATCTTTTGGAAGAAGTATGTGGATGGATCAACGCAAAAGCAACTGTTCCAGTTTGGGCAAAAATGACTCCAAATATCACTGATATCACTCAG CCAGCTAGAGTGTCTCTAAGATCCGGATGTGAGGGTGTAGCTGCGATTAACACAATCATGAGTGTTATGGGCATAAATTTGAAGACATTACATCCCGAGCCTTGTGTTGAGGG ATATTCGACACCTGGAGGCTATTCTTCGAAAGCCGTTCATCCTATTGCACTTGGAAAAGTAATGAGCATTGCACAAATGATGAAGAAGGAATTTCAAGATGGAGATTATTCTCTTTCTGGTATTGGAGGTGTCGAAACGGGCGGTGATGCTGCTGAATTCATTCTTCTTGGAGCAAATACTGTCCAG GTCTGCACTGGTGTGATGATGTATGGATATGATCTGGTATCAAAACTATGCTCAGAGCTCAAAGACTTTATGAGAACTCATAACTTTTCGACCATTGAAGAATTTAGAGG GGCGTCACTGCAATATTTTACGACACACACCGAGCTGGTTAGGATACAACAAGAAGCTATACGTGAAAGACGAGCCATCAAGAAAGGATTGCAGTCTGATAAAGACTGGACCGGAGATGGATTCGTTAAAGAAAGTGAAAGCATGGTTTCTAATTGA